In Nicotiana tabacum cultivar K326 chromosome 11, ASM71507v2, whole genome shotgun sequence, a single window of DNA contains:
- the LOC142166155 gene encoding amino acid transporter AVT1I-like has translation MSFLRTCFNGINTLSGLCILSVPYALSEGGWLSLIILFLVATLCCYTGLLLQKCMSASQTINTYADIGQFAFGKKGKILISTFMYLELYLVAVEFLILEGDNFQKLFPNANIHIGDLKIGGKETFVMLVALIILPTTWLRSLGLLAYVSLGGVLASIVLVCVVFWIGAVDGVGFQEKGILWILNIFFFTER, from the exons ATGTCTTTCCTTCGAACATGTTTCAACGGAATAAATACATTATCAGG ACTTTGCATACTATCAGTACCCTATGCACTTTCAGAAGGAGGATGGTTAAGTTTGATAATACTTTTCTTGGTAGCAACACTATGTTGCTATACTGGATTACTTTTACAAAAATGTATGAGTGCCTCTCAGACAATCAATACATATGCTGACATTGGTCAATTTGCTTTtgggaaaaaagggaaaatattaATATCAACTTTTATGTATCTTGAACTATACTTAGTTGCAGTTGAGTTCCTTATATTAGAAGGTGacaatttccaaaaattattCCCAAATGCAAATATTCATATTGGTGACCTCAAAATTGGAGGAAAAGAAACATTTGTCATGTTAGTTGCTCTAATAATATTGCCAACAACATGGCTAAGAAGCTTAGGGTTATTGGCTTATGTTTCTCTCGGGGGAGTTTTGGCGTCTATTGTTCTGGTTTGCGTAGTTTTTTGGATTGGTGCAGTAGATGGTGTCGGTTTTCAAGAGAAAGGTATACTTTGgatattaaatatatttttttttacagaaaGGTGA
- the LOC107815247 gene encoding putative casein kinase II subunit beta-4 isoform X2, translating into MYRDRGGGGGGGGPLDRKRINDALDKHLEKLSPSTSRSLKDKAVPSTSASAGGGGGKSHFDHRNTSKNKCSDEESETDSEESDVSGSDGDDTSWISWFCNLRGNEFFCEVDDDYIQDDFNLCGLSSQVPYYDYALDLILDVESSHEEQNELVESAAEMLYGLIHVRYILTTKGMAAMLEKYKNYDFGRCPRVYCSGQPCLPVGQSDIPRSSTVKIYCPKCEDIYYPRSKYQGNIDGAYFGTTFPHLFLMTYGHLKPQKPTQNYTPRVFGFKIHKT; encoded by the exons ATGTATAGAGatcgaggaggaggaggtggcggaggaggacCGTTGGATCGGAAACGAATCAACGATGCGTTGGATAAGCACTTAGAGAAGTTATCACCGTCAACATCTAGGTCTTTGAAGGATAAAGCTGTTCCGTCTACCTCCGCCTCCGccggtggtggtggtggaaaatCGCATTTTGATCATCGCAACACCAGCAAAAATAAGTGCTCTGATG AGGAATCTGAAACGGACAGTGAAGAGTCTGATGTTAGTGGTTCTGATGGGGATGATACTTCATGGATTTCTTGGTTTTGTAACCTGCGTGGTAATGAGTTCTTCTGTGAAGTTGATGATGATTACATTCAAGATGATTTTAACCTCTGTGGATTGAGCAGTCAAGTTCCCTACTATGACTATGCGCTTGACCTCATCCTTGATGTTGAATCCTCCCATG AGGAGCAGAATGAATTAGTTGAATCGGCAGCAGAGATGTTATATGGTTTGATTCATGTTCGGTACATTTTGACTACCAAGGGAATGGCCGCAATG TTGGAGAAGTACAAAAACTACGACTTTGGAAGATGCCCGCGAGTTTATTGCAGTGGACAGCCTTGCCTTCCTGTTGGTCAATCAGATATTCCGCGCTCAAGTACTGTAAAAATATACTGTCCCAAGTGTGAGGACATTTATTACCCCCGATCAAAGTACCAAGGCA ATATTGACGGGGCTTACTTTGGGACAacatttcctcatctcttcttgaTGACTTATGGACACCTCAAGCCGCAAAAACCAACACAAAATTATACTCCCAGGGTGTTTGGTTTCAAGATCCACAAGACTTGA
- the LOC107815247 gene encoding putative casein kinase II subunit beta-4 isoform X1: MYRDRGGGGGGGGPLDRKRINDALDKHLEKLSPSTSRSLKDKAVPSTSASAGGGGGKSHFDHRNTSKNKCSDEESETDSEESDVSGSDGDDTSWISWFCNLRGNEFFCEVDDDYIQDDFNLCGLSSQVPYYDYALDLILDVESSHGDMFTEEQNELVESAAEMLYGLIHVRYILTTKGMAAMLEKYKNYDFGRCPRVYCSGQPCLPVGQSDIPRSSTVKIYCPKCEDIYYPRSKYQGNIDGAYFGTTFPHLFLMTYGHLKPQKPTQNYTPRVFGFKIHKT, translated from the exons ATGTATAGAGatcgaggaggaggaggtggcggaggaggacCGTTGGATCGGAAACGAATCAACGATGCGTTGGATAAGCACTTAGAGAAGTTATCACCGTCAACATCTAGGTCTTTGAAGGATAAAGCTGTTCCGTCTACCTCCGCCTCCGccggtggtggtggtggaaaatCGCATTTTGATCATCGCAACACCAGCAAAAATAAGTGCTCTGATG AGGAATCTGAAACGGACAGTGAAGAGTCTGATGTTAGTGGTTCTGATGGGGATGATACTTCATGGATTTCTTGGTTTTGTAACCTGCGTGGTAATGAGTTCTTCTGTGAAGTTGATGATGATTACATTCAAGATGATTTTAACCTCTGTGGATTGAGCAGTCAAGTTCCCTACTATGACTATGCGCTTGACCTCATCCTTGATGTTGAATCCTCCCATG GTGATATGTTCACAGAGGAGCAGAATGAATTAGTTGAATCGGCAGCAGAGATGTTATATGGTTTGATTCATGTTCGGTACATTTTGACTACCAAGGGAATGGCCGCAATG TTGGAGAAGTACAAAAACTACGACTTTGGAAGATGCCCGCGAGTTTATTGCAGTGGACAGCCTTGCCTTCCTGTTGGTCAATCAGATATTCCGCGCTCAAGTACTGTAAAAATATACTGTCCCAAGTGTGAGGACATTTATTACCCCCGATCAAAGTACCAAGGCA ATATTGACGGGGCTTACTTTGGGACAacatttcctcatctcttcttgaTGACTTATGGACACCTCAAGCCGCAAAAACCAACACAAAATTATACTCCCAGGGTGTTTGGTTTCAAGATCCACAAGACTTGA
- the LOC107828732 gene encoding uncharacterized protein LOC107828732, which yields MVYCDYCIKFSRPDYWDDKVCCRNCGKILYEENFTTEPTFVKIMARQKKQLERALKLLHPVQKKQLKWPAELKISAPKMILAKPEESKNVVDARDNFFVQSGKIDPETEEIYEEPVDNMAN from the exons ATGGTTTATTGCGATTATTGCATAAAATTCAGTCGACCAGATTATTGGGATGACAAAGT ATGTTGTAGGAACTGTGGGAAAATCCTATATGAAGAAAATTTTACAACTGAACCAACTTTTGTCAAAATTATGGCACGACAG AAGAAACAACTGGAAAGGGCACTAAAATTGCTCCATCCTGTGCAGAAGAAACAACTGAAGTGGCCTGCAGAATTGAAAATTTCAGCTCCTAAG ATGATACTCGCGAAACCAGAGGAAAGTAAAAATGTGGTTGATGCACGCGATAATTTCTTTGTTCAGAGTGGGAAAATTGATCCTGAGACAGAAGAAATTTATGAAGAACCAGTTGATAATATGGCAAATTAA
- the LOC107828748 gene encoding B-box zinc finger protein 24-like — MKIQCDVCEKAQATVFCYADEAALCTKCDIKVHAVNKLASKHQRLLLQNLCNKLPLCDICQDKTAFIFCVEDRALFCNECDESIHSAASSLSAKHQRFLATGIRLGLSSSYYNDAIKSQMERQRPKQSSQQLSIETTSQHLPNIALPSLAVDGLLGYSERESIHKKEQLELGELKWLKDIGLFGEPPAAAVPELSISQSSNFDLPHKKPRVEIPDNNEYYFTVPNLG, encoded by the exons ATGAAAATCCAGTGTGATGTGTGTGAGAAAGCTCAAGCTACTGTTTTTTGCTATGCTGATGAGGCAGCTTTGTGCACAAAATGTGATATTAAAGTTCATGCAGTCAATAAATTGGCTAGTAAACatcaaaggcttcttcttcagaaTCTCTGTAACAAACTTCCTCTTTGTGATATTTGCCAA GACAAAACAGCCTTCATTTTCTGTGTTGAGGATAGAGCTCTATTTTGTAATGAGTGCGACGAGTCAATTCATTCAGCTGCTAGCAGCTTATCTGCTAAGCACCAACGCTTTCTAGCCACTGGAATTCGGTTAGGTTTGAGCTCAAGCTACTATAATGATGCCATAAAAAGCCAAATGGAGCGACAACGTCCCAAGCAGAGTTCTCAGCAGCTTTCCATTGAAACAACTTCTCAGCATTTGCCAAATATTGCATTACCATCTTTGGCTGTTGATGGCTTACTAGGTTATTCAGAACGCGAGTCCATTCACAAG AAAGAGCAACTTGAACTAGGCGAACTTAAGTGGTTGAAAGACATTGGTCTGTTTGGTGAACCACCGGCAGCTGCAGTACCTGAGCTGTCAATATCTCAATCAAGCAACTTCGACCTACCTCATAAAAAGCCCAGAGTAGAAATCCCAGATAACAATGAGTACTATTTTACAGTCCCGAATCTTGGTTGA
- the LOC107828740 gene encoding uncharacterized protein LOC107828740, with product MATLLNPIFFACMYTSFIFSLSNLNSRSIFVNGKTLTSDIQALQAIKMSIDPISISSESFISSWDFALDPCETTGTSFLGILCTVPLDNNSTSRIMEIDLEGDELEGFLTPAIGNLTELVALNLGRNKFRGPVPETITNLRKLTSLQLYENFFSGSLVNGIGFLRKLEVLDLSNNRLSGSIPSSITSLRSLTQLDLSNNELTGKIPQLNGLWQLNSFDLSNNQIYGNFPEFPLKIKTLSLGHNLLSGHISPVNKLHRLRILDLSDNRFSGAINKGVFMLPDISHVNVSVNRFTVLEVVEFTDKATQLHTLDVHANRLRGHLPVNLITYPNLTEINLGHNLFSGQIPLEYWPRLGFAWRSLDLEYNYLEGTVPRELNRTLEGVRGSFARNCLTCPKGLQLCQGGQRPASECVGKKGGGDHS from the coding sequence ATGGCCACATTACTTAACCCCATCTTCTTCGCTTGCATGTACACAAGTTTCATATTTAGCCTTTCAAACCTAAACTCCCGTTCGATCTTTGTCAATGGAAAAACTCTAACATCCGATATTCAAGCTCTACAAGCGATCAAGATGTCAATAGATCCAATTTCAATCTCCTCAGAATCATTCATCAGTAGTTGGGATTTTGCCTTAGACCCTTGTGAGACGACAGGGACAAGTTTCTTAGGCATTCTTTGCACAGTCCCTCTTGACAATAACTCAACAAGCCGGATAATGGAAATCGATTTAGAAGGAGATGAACTAGAGGGGTTCTTAACACCAGCAATAGGAAACTTAACAGAACTTGTTGCTCTAAATCTTGGTAGAAACAAATTCAGAGGACCGGTGCCAGAGACTATTACTAATCTAAGAAAACTCACAAGTCTTCAACTTTACGAGAACTTTTTCTCAGGTAGTCTTGTTAATGGCATTGGTTTTCTAAGGAAACTTGAAGTTCTTGATTTGTCAAATAATAGACTATCTGGTTCAATACCTTCATCTATtacttcacttagaagtttaacTCAGTTAGATTTATCTAACAATGAACTGACCGGTAAAATCCCTCAACTTAATGGCTTATGGCAGTTGAATTCATTTGATCTTTCAAATAACCAAATATATGGGAATTTTCCAGAGTTTCCATTGAAGATCAAAACATTATCACTTGGTCATAACTTACTCTCTGGCCACATTTCACCTGTGAATAAACTTCATCGTCTCAGGATTTTAGACCTAAGTGATAACAGGTTTTCAGGAGCAATAAACAAGGGGGTGTTTATGTTGCCTGATATTAGTCACGTGAACGTTTCAGTGAACCGGTTTACTGTGTTAGAAGTGGTGGAATTCACTGATAAAGCAACACAGCTTCATACATTGGATGTCCATGCTAATCGTCTACGTGGTCATTTGCCTGTAAACTTGATAACTTACCCAAACTTAACTGAGATAAACCTCGGACATAACCTGTTTTCGGGTCAGATTCCATTGGAATATTGGCCGAGGTTGGGTTTTGCATGGAGAAGTCTTGATTTGGAATATAACTATCTAGAGGGAACTGTACCCCGAGAGCTCAACAGAACGTTAGAAGGCGTTCGCGGAAGTTTTGCACGTAACTGTCTTACTTGTCCTAAGGGTTTACAGCTTTGTCAGGGAGGACAGAGGCCAGCTTCTGAATGTGTTGGAAAGAAAGGTGGAGGAGACCATAGTTGA